A DNA window from Mesoplasma coleopterae contains the following coding sequences:
- a CDS encoding Nif3-like dinuclear metal center hexameric protein codes for MKLAKLIKYLDKKFPNSKAYEWDNVGIQKFNKKVVNLDKEISNILITMDLNKMSLDKIKNTKIDFIITRHPFIFNDLNKEKENPFKKELIKFLTKENIYVFSIHTNYDICGYNAFIEELSKQFNIKKAKFPLLHKEYLEVNLNKEITNSELIQNLKEVFNTKIIQINTNDQFKTSKFFINQGSGASSIISKQIKDSVFITGEAKWSDWIYANDNNVTLIVVGHYMENYFINDIETRLSNNFKDLKIEKIDIKEQYYVK; via the coding sequence ATGAAATTAGCAAAATTAATTAAATATTTAGATAAAAAATTCCCTAATAGTAAAGCTTATGAATGAGATAATGTTGGAATTCAAAAGTTTAATAAAAAAGTAGTAAATTTGGATAAAGAAATTTCTAATATATTGATAACAATGGATTTAAACAAAATGTCTCTTGATAAAATTAAAAATACTAAAATTGATTTTATTATCACAAGACACCCATTTATTTTTAATGATTTAAATAAAGAAAAGGAAAATCCTTTTAAAAAAGAATTAATAAAATTTTTAACAAAGGAAAATATATACGTATTTTCAATTCATACAAATTATGATATTTGTGGATATAATGCTTTTATTGAAGAACTTTCTAAACAGTTCAATATAAAAAAGGCAAAATTTCCATTATTACATAAAGAATATTTGGAAGTTAATTTAAACAAAGAAATAACTAACAGTGAATTAATTCAAAATTTAAAAGAAGTCTTTAATACAAAAATAATTCAAATAAACACCAATGATCAATTTAAGACATCTAAGTTTTTTATTAATCAGGGAAGTGGAGCTAGTTCAATAATATCAAAGCAAATAAAAGATTCTGTTTTTATAACAGGAGAAGCTAAATGAAGCGATTGAATTTATGCAAATGATAATAATGTTACATTAATTGTTGTAGGACATTATATGGAAAACTATTTCATTAATGACATTGAAACAAGACTGTCAAATAATTTTAAGGATTTAAAAATAGAGAAAATAGATATAAAGGAACAATACTATGTCAAATAA
- a CDS encoding tRNA (adenine(22)-N(1))-methyltransferase — translation MLTKRLRTIADLIDSCNVIADIGTDHAYLPITLVKEEKAKFAYAVDVNSEPLSWAKKNIKQYDCSKKIQTILSDGLDFVLRDDIKLIDVVTICGLGSTTILEIIKRDNDKIGKYIICSNTEVSNIRRWVLEKKYSISFEDYIIDSQKGYWVLVIEKNNKNLVFEKDILFGNKKFFKNNNESNKYYENEIIKFEKILSKIDKIKHHDSYKDIENKITEIRGYLNEISKIN, via the coding sequence ATGCTAACAAAAAGACTAAGAACTATTGCGGATTTAATTGATTCTTGCAATGTTATTGCAGATATTGGAACAGATCATGCATATTTGCCAATTACTTTAGTTAAAGAAGAAAAAGCAAAATTTGCTTATGCAGTTGATGTTAATAGTGAACCATTAAGTTGAGCTAAGAAAAATATTAAACAATATGATTGTTCTAAAAAAATACAAACTATTCTAAGCGATGGCTTGGATTTTGTTTTGAGAGATGACATTAAATTAATTGATGTTGTTACAATTTGTGGATTGGGTAGTACAACAATTCTTGAAATTATTAAAAGAGATAATGACAAGATTGGAAAATACATTATTTGTTCTAATACTGAAGTTAGCAATATTAGAAGATGAGTATTAGAAAAAAAGTATTCAATAAGTTTTGAAGACTATATAATTGATAGTCAAAAAGGATATTGAGTTTTAGTTATTGAAAAGAACAATAAAAATTTAGTTTTTGAAAAAGACATTTTATTTGGGAATAAAAAATTTTTTAAAAACAATAATGAGAGCAATAAATATTATGAAAATGAAATTATTAAGTTTGAAAAAATATTAAGTAAAATAGATAAAATTAAACATCACGACTCGTATAAGGATATTGAAAATAAGATTACAGAAATTAGAGGTTATTTAAATGAAATTAGCAAAATTAATTAA
- a CDS encoding DEAD/DEAH box helicase — MSNNNERKFSDFGFKKYINDTLKDINFETPTRIQTEIIPLIKKYQNVIALSHTGTGKTHAFLLPILNNLKFDQDKKNIQALIIAPTRELAKQIYDNVRPFIKNEPQLKVDLFIGGEDINKQIESLSKRQPTIAVGTPTRIKELYEQNHLKATTSDYIIIDECDMIFDLGFIEDVDFVVSKAKQNVNLSMFSATIPEQLRPFVTKYARNAHFIDVTEKNVSSKNIKHFLIDTKNKEIEPVLTNVLSSINPYLCLIFSNHKDDIPRYVKLIREITGQNVGELHGDLQPRTRMNMLKKIKNNEFKFVVATDVAARGVDIIGVSHVISIDLPTDLSYYIHRSGRTGRSKMTGESYVLFNIKNQEKIEGLEKIGIEFVRLRMDNNQLIEIRSKNKKKAKHYEDLDTDSKKVIAKYSNQKVKPGYKKKRKRELDEITRKKRREHIKQSIDKIKKEKYRKRREELFD; from the coding sequence ATGTCAAATAATAACGAAAGAAAGTTTAGTGATTTTGGTTTCAAAAAATACATTAATGATACTTTAAAAGATATAAATTTTGAAACACCAACTAGAATACAAACAGAAATAATACCACTAATTAAGAAATATCAAAATGTTATTGCTCTTTCTCATACTGGTACAGGAAAAACACATGCGTTTTTACTACCTATTTTAAATAACTTAAAATTTGATCAAGACAAAAAAAATATTCAAGCTCTAATTATTGCTCCAACAAGAGAACTAGCTAAACAAATTTATGATAATGTTAGACCATTTATAAAAAATGAACCTCAACTTAAAGTTGACTTATTTATTGGTGGAGAAGATATTAATAAGCAAATTGAATCTTTAAGTAAAAGGCAACCAACCATTGCTGTTGGTACTCCAACAAGAATTAAAGAACTATATGAACAAAACCATTTAAAAGCAACAACTTCAGATTACATCATTATCGATGAGTGTGATATGATTTTTGATTTAGGATTCATCGAAGACGTTGATTTTGTTGTATCAAAAGCGAAACAAAACGTTAACTTATCAATGTTCAGTGCAACAATCCCTGAACAATTAAGACCTTTTGTTACTAAATATGCAAGAAATGCTCACTTTATCGATGTAACTGAAAAGAATGTTTCAAGCAAAAACATTAAACACTTTCTAATTGATACAAAAAATAAAGAAATAGAACCAGTTTTAACAAATGTTTTAAGTTCGATTAATCCTTATTTATGCTTAATATTTTCTAACCATAAAGATGATATTCCAAGATATGTTAAATTAATTAGAGAAATAACTGGTCAAAATGTTGGTGAGTTACATGGTGATTTACAACCAAGAACAAGAATGAACATGCTAAAGAAAATTAAAAATAATGAATTTAAATTTGTTGTTGCAACTGATGTTGCTGCAAGAGGTGTTGATATTATTGGAGTTAGTCATGTTATATCAATTGATTTGCCAACTGATCTTTCATATTACATTCATAGAAGTGGTAGAACTGGTAGAAGTAAAATGACTGGTGAAAGTTATGTCTTATTTAATATTAAAAACCAAGAAAAAATTGAAGGATTAGAAAAAATAGGAATAGAGTTTGTTCGTTTAAGAATGGATAATAATCAGCTTATTGAAATTAGAAGTAAGAATAAGAAAAAAGCTAAACATTATGAAGATTTAGATACTGATTCAAAAAAAGTAATAGCTAAATATAGTAATCAAAAAGTTAAACCAGGCTATAAGAAAAAAAGAAAAAGAGAACTTGATGAAATAACAAGAAAAAAACGTCGCGAGCATATCAAACAAAGCATTGATAAAATTAAAAAAGAAAAGTACAGAAAGCGTCGTGAAGAATTATTTGATTAA
- a CDS encoding YitT family ABC transporter, whose amino-acid sequence MTRKKRIKIYSSNGKKALLLSPDEILIIKNDPSYEKNYEAEFNKGKQAFEVRNYYAIGFWKDLLYVLIGAFLSTVAIDYFISITGNAGLFPGGLGAIARFFSIIGANNITVSASTLYFIIYFIMNIPLVVFGFMKIGWKFSTLTLIYSVVSIFFDLILQNIPYINPNELSLLIDYNLISSVPGAWGAIIWIFAFAIFGGMINGFSYSITYKANASTGGSDWITYYYSKKLNKDIGSLNIKINIFILFIVICLNTIILKTEHIDQTIKLSAVYNEYDNWDSLISSDLGKHLDKVFSEVKDSSMNESWKNLKNNWNSDDWFNISKYVSSTTEFDSSYTNAIIWKMKFKWIIGPSLFASLTLIIIQGLTVNRLYPKNKVLNLFISTTKINDIQQYLFSVGYTNNIFIWRTVTSKKNAWNDQEQDLIMISMPLLYFKKIEDYLMKIDEDMIINIIGSKSVKGKNFSYTFDNELREKALTEEFMNNGKLMKKIENNTIIKTHKKMKKIGDNIQNEV is encoded by the coding sequence ATGACAAGAAAAAAAAGAATAAAAATTTATTCGTCTAATGGTAAAAAAGCACTACTACTTTCCCCAGATGAAATCTTAATAATAAAAAATGATCCCAGCTACGAAAAAAATTATGAAGCTGAATTTAATAAAGGAAAACAGGCATTTGAAGTTCGTAACTATTATGCAATAGGATTTTGAAAAGATTTGCTTTATGTTTTAATTGGAGCATTTCTTTCAACAGTAGCAATAGACTATTTTATTTCTATAACAGGTAATGCAGGACTTTTCCCTGGAGGTCTAGGAGCTATAGCTCGTTTCTTCTCAATTATTGGTGCTAATAACATAACAGTATCTGCGAGTACACTTTATTTTATAATTTATTTCATAATGAATATTCCATTGGTAGTTTTTGGTTTTATGAAGATAGGTTGAAAATTCTCCACTTTAACTTTAATTTATTCTGTTGTTTCAATTTTCTTTGATCTTATATTACAAAATATTCCTTATATTAATCCTAATGAGCTAAGTTTACTAATTGACTACAATTTAATTAGTTCAGTTCCTGGAGCATGGGGAGCAATTATTTGAATTTTTGCTTTTGCTATTTTTGGTGGAATGATTAATGGATTTAGTTATTCAATAACTTATAAAGCAAATGCATCTACTGGTGGAAGCGATTGAATAACTTATTATTACTCAAAAAAATTAAATAAAGATATTGGTTCACTAAATATTAAAATTAATATATTTATTTTATTTATTGTTATTTGCTTAAATACAATTATTTTAAAAACAGAACATATAGATCAAACTATAAAATTAAGTGCTGTTTATAATGAATATGATAATTGAGATTCATTAATAAGTTCTGATTTAGGTAAACATTTAGACAAAGTATTTAGTGAAGTTAAAGATAGTTCAATGAATGAAAGTTGAAAGAATTTAAAAAATAATTGAAACAGTGATGATTGATTTAACATATCAAAATATGTTTCATCAACAACTGAGTTTGATTCAAGCTACACAAATGCAATAATTTGAAAAATGAAATTTAAATGAATTATTGGACCAAGTTTATTTGCGTCGTTAACACTAATTATTATTCAAGGTTTAACTGTTAATAGACTTTATCCAAAAAATAAAGTTTTAAATTTATTTATTTCAACAACTAAAATTAATGACATCCAACAATACTTATTTAGTGTTGGTTATACAAATAATATTTTTATTTGAAGAACTGTAACTTCTAAGAAAAATGCATGAAATGATCAAGAACAAGATTTAATTATGATTTCAATGCCATTGCTATACTTTAAAAAAATTGAAGACTATTTAATGAAGATTGATGAAGATATGATAATTAATATTATCGGAAGTAAATCTGTTAAAGGTAAAAACTTCAGTTATACTTTTGATAATGAATTACGTGAAAAAGCATTGACAGAAGAATTTATGAATAATGGTAAGTTAATGAAAAAAATTGAAAACAACACAATCATTAAGACACACAAAAAAATGAAAAAAATTGGTGATAATATTCAAAATGAGGTATAA
- a CDS encoding protein translocase SecDF, variant type, whose translation MNNKKPSFKKVAQIFCLLLIIFSLIISIIFSSFNIANKTNLNTRYSGGYDALVEVYDEKQNATTGSLTPNGDARLAAESLQTKLSPFSDNTIDVKVVGEHRVSIRATKEQYQNNPRLFINAIEQDGGLMAFTQSNNVYTDILFDDNTVKKITGSENGIYDSNNEITNKLAISEIFGSVKYTPDKSESGSGQQNSPFLTFEEGSNGSYLKNLTAASTSTEGQASTPANLTVISSFETILNNLREYFLQTPNEKEIDTYLENYYKGVIQPILSFYSSTDTTAQQRAVIDDFFSISYMTSTGQMQTSSLISGSFNKWWTDSVSNEKMLFNSSNNTELIIKDLKALFYGTFEGKTPPANYNYAFANNVNKYVIDPNSKTEDFKKADGSGTKDGKYSEKIILGSQSLRIDEVAKIINDVMLSKVLFAQKSSTSIFSQYLDQSIFEKNFIMINDSVTQTGVSSVSETMSRASFIPSVVYNGTTNQLKVKTRSATIAKTIEASISQTTSGFSFKVIKLTEFNPEITLYMLLASIIFLLILAIFTMVFLVIAYRLLGIYTLIIAVTSVFITLFAPTLFGIAIGIEIYTLIFIMLGLVLESCILTIEAFKKHLNKEKRSITESFKLSYKENLGIILDSFILILIPNLIIFWIGTGSLKNFATVATVSTTIILFLVIVVFRLMIYLSVKIQIFKNHPLWLPIDTKDIKSGVAVRDKINLSKYEYQLNILTNKEKISSKELLRIKKINDLVESLKIKIENKEKDYNQKLINKNKQKTIKLNQKIETLEKTEKKIRWYKRDWISFLKVNRDVAKAISASAENTVIEEAKTKRNQNWIFNINRIIIVLLLVFSVIGGIVAATVGPNYSNLFGKDNTYIVYGEYLYELPGNNFDNVVTKIAENQSEEEANAFQSEALRMANAKGYNDIEAGANDKEFVADLSKYTIEYVFDNNLVKAFYSGYKGTTSLNSIESGTTYGHQTENSSDENLMPYIQIELTNQTNITRTKRLLNSIFTGKTRLGSNYTNDSKGILGMYQIPFTAYGQINQILISFAILILILIVYILIRYKWTYYVALALALVVVVLITTSLVIMFRVPISTEILVTMISIVAFTIMSVIFILGKTKSLISIKNKDELRIEFEKEADAQAVIKHKVLEAINNKKTLNKANKKRIKDIRIKIVNIKIVKKSKFYKLDAFKALFKSNKITKVEELRKEIKVIRKENKTDLKPLRKEIRAAKKAGRKEITNILKDNKFVKTLFVDSLKFGVNRLIYISSFYLIFAVILAVTIPSIAGVGITLLIGVFVANIVILTMSLPLLIWLEKRRIVSNYGRKEFVSQTSVSQEEQIVKDIND comes from the coding sequence ATGAATAATAAAAAACCTTCGTTTAAGAAAGTAGCGCAAATCTTTTGTCTATTATTAATTATCTTTTCATTAATTATTTCAATTATTTTCTCTTCATTTAATATTGCTAATAAAACTAATTTAAATACAAGATATTCTGGTGGATATGATGCACTTGTTGAAGTTTATGATGAAAAGCAAAATGCAACAACTGGATCTTTAACTCCAAATGGTGATGCTAGATTAGCTGCTGAATCTCTACAAACTAAATTATCTCCTTTTTCTGATAATACAATTGATGTTAAAGTTGTTGGGGAGCATAGAGTTTCTATTAGAGCAACTAAAGAACAATACCAAAATAATCCTAGATTATTTATAAATGCAATCGAACAAGATGGTGGATTGATGGCATTTACTCAATCAAATAATGTTTATACTGATATTCTTTTTGATGATAATACAGTTAAAAAAATAACAGGTTCAGAAAATGGAATATATGACAGTAACAATGAAATTACTAATAAATTGGCAATTTCAGAAATTTTTGGATCTGTTAAATATACACCTGATAAATCAGAAAGCGGTTCAGGGCAACAAAACTCTCCATTTTTAACTTTTGAAGAAGGTTCAAATGGAAGTTATTTAAAAAATCTAACAGCTGCATCAACATCAACAGAAGGTCAAGCCTCAACACCTGCAAATTTAACAGTTATATCATCTTTTGAAACAATCTTAAATAATCTTAGAGAGTATTTTTTACAAACACCTAATGAAAAAGAGATTGATACTTACTTAGAGAACTATTATAAAGGTGTAATTCAACCAATTTTAAGCTTTTATTCAAGCACAGATACTACCGCTCAACAAAGAGCTGTTATAGATGATTTCTTCTCTATTTCATACATGACATCAACTGGCCAAATGCAAACATCTTCTTTAATATCAGGTAGTTTTAATAAATGATGAACAGATAGCGTATCTAATGAAAAAATGTTATTTAATAGTTCAAATAATACTGAACTTATTATAAAAGACTTAAAAGCATTATTTTATGGAACATTTGAAGGCAAAACACCACCAGCAAATTATAATTATGCTTTTGCAAATAATGTAAATAAGTATGTTATTGACCCAAATTCAAAAACTGAAGACTTTAAAAAAGCAGATGGTAGTGGTACTAAAGATGGTAAATATTCAGAAAAAATAATTTTAGGTTCGCAATCATTGAGAATTGATGAAGTTGCTAAAATTATTAATGATGTTATGTTGTCAAAGGTATTATTTGCTCAAAAATCATCTACTTCAATTTTTTCTCAATATCTAGATCAGTCTATTTTTGAAAAAAACTTTATCATGATAAATGATTCAGTGACTCAAACTGGTGTTTCTTCTGTATCTGAAACAATGTCAAGAGCATCATTTATACCAAGTGTTGTTTATAACGGTACTACAAATCAATTAAAAGTAAAAACTAGATCAGCAACTATTGCAAAAACAATTGAAGCTTCAATTTCACAAACAACTTCAGGATTTAGTTTTAAAGTTATAAAGTTGACTGAATTTAATCCAGAGATAACTTTATACATGTTATTAGCGTCTATTATTTTCTTGTTAATATTAGCTATTTTTACAATGGTATTCTTGGTTATTGCTTATAGATTATTAGGTATTTATACATTAATTATTGCAGTAACATCAGTTTTCATAACATTATTTGCTCCTACTTTATTTGGTATAGCAATTGGTATAGAAATTTACACTTTAATTTTTATAATGTTAGGTCTTGTATTAGAATCATGTATTCTAACGATTGAAGCATTTAAAAAACACTTAAATAAGGAAAAAAGATCAATTACAGAATCATTTAAATTATCTTATAAGGAAAACTTAGGTATAATACTTGATTCATTCATATTAATATTAATTCCAAATTTAATTATTTTTTGAATTGGAACAGGATCACTAAAAAACTTTGCAACTGTTGCAACAGTCTCAACAACAATTATATTATTTTTAGTAATTGTTGTATTTAGATTAATGATTTATTTATCAGTTAAAATTCAAATTTTTAAAAACCATCCATTATGATTACCAATTGATACAAAAGATATTAAATCTGGTGTTGCTGTCAGGGATAAAATCAATTTATCAAAATATGAATATCAACTAAATATATTAACTAATAAGGAAAAAATTAGTTCAAAAGAATTATTAAGAATTAAAAAAATTAATGATTTAGTTGAGTCTTTAAAAATTAAAATTGAAAATAAAGAAAAAGATTATAATCAAAAGTTAATTAATAAGAATAAACAAAAAACTATTAAATTAAACCAAAAAATTGAAACTCTTGAAAAAACAGAGAAAAAAATTCGTTGATATAAAAGAGATTGAATCTCGTTCTTAAAAGTTAATAGGGATGTTGCAAAAGCAATTTCAGCTAGTGCTGAAAATACAGTAATTGAAGAAGCTAAAACTAAAAGAAATCAAAATTGAATATTTAATATAAATAGAATTATTATAGTTTTATTATTAGTGTTTTCAGTGATTGGTGGTATTGTAGCTGCTACTGTAGGTCCTAACTATTCAAACTTGTTTGGTAAAGATAACACTTACATTGTTTATGGTGAATATTTATATGAATTACCAGGTAATAATTTTGATAATGTTGTTACTAAAATAGCAGAAAACCAATCTGAAGAAGAAGCAAATGCATTCCAAAGTGAAGCTCTGAGAATGGCTAATGCCAAAGGATACAATGATATTGAAGCTGGAGCAAATGATAAAGAATTTGTTGCTGATTTGAGTAAATATACAATTGAATATGTATTTGATAACAATTTAGTTAAGGCATTCTACTCAGGATACAAAGGAACAACAAGTTTAAATTCTATTGAATCAGGTACCACATATGGTCATCAAACTGAAAATTCATCAGATGAGAATTTAATGCCATACATTCAAATTGAATTAACAAACCAAACAAACATTACTAGAACTAAAAGATTATTAAATAGTATTTTTACAGGTAAAACTCGTTTAGGAAGTAATTATACTAATGATTCAAAAGGTATTTTAGGAATGTATCAAATTCCATTTACTGCATATGGTCAAATTAACCAAATACTAATTTCTTTTGCAATTTTAATTCTAATTCTAATCGTTTATATATTAATTAGATATAAATGAACTTACTATGTTGCATTAGCACTAGCACTTGTGGTTGTTGTTTTAATTACAACATCTTTAGTAATTATGTTCAGAGTACCAATAAGTACAGAAATATTGGTAACAATGATTTCAATTGTAGCATTTACAATTATGTCTGTAATATTCATTCTTGGTAAAACAAAATCTTTAATATCTATTAAAAATAAAGACGAGCTAAGAATTGAATTTGAAAAAGAAGCAGATGCTCAAGCAGTTATTAAGCACAAAGTCTTAGAAGCAATAAACAATAAAAAAACTTTAAATAAAGCCAATAAAAAACGTATTAAAGACATTAGAATAAAAATAGTTAACATTAAAATAGTTAAAAAATCAAAATTCTATAAATTAGATGCATTTAAAGCTTTATTTAAATCAAATAAAATAACTAAAGTAGAAGAATTGAGAAAAGAAATTAAAGTTATTAGAAAAGAAAATAAAACTGATCTAAAACCTTTAAGAAAAGAAATAAGAGCTGCTAAAAAAGCAGGAAGAAAAGAAATAACAAACATTTTAAAAGACAACAAATTTGTTAAAACATTATTTGTTGATTCATTAAAATTTGGAGTTAATAGATTAATTTATATTTCAAGTTTCTATTTAATATTTGCAGTTATTTTAGCTGTCACAATTCCTTCAATCGCTGGAGTTGGGATTACATTATTAATTGGTGTATTTGTAGCAAATATTGTTATCTTGACAATGTCATTACCATTATTAATATGATTAGAAAAACGAAGAATAGTTTCAAACTATGGTAGAAAAGAATTTGTTTCTCAAACTAGTGTATCTCAAGAAGAACAAATAGTTAAAGATATTAATGATTAA
- a CDS encoding adenine phosphoribosyltransferase, whose amino-acid sequence MDLKKYILNVKDFPIDGVDFKDVTPLLNNADAFTYVIDEMAKFVNECGANVVVAPEARGFLFASAVAYKSHTRFVLVRKPGKLPREVIDIEYTLEYGTNHQQMHKGDIKPGDKIVIIDDVLATGGTIEAIVKLVEMQDGKVEGVSFLIDLPALHSEDLLQEYKVQKLVKY is encoded by the coding sequence ATGGATTTGAAAAAATACATTTTAAATGTTAAAGATTTCCCAATTGATGGTGTAGATTTTAAAGATGTAACACCTTTACTAAATAACGCTGATGCTTTTACTTATGTAATCGATGAAATGGCAAAATTTGTAAATGAGTGTGGAGCAAATGTTGTAGTAGCACCAGAAGCTAGAGGTTTCTTATTTGCAAGTGCCGTAGCTTATAAGTCTCACACAAGATTTGTATTAGTTAGAAAACCAGGTAAATTGCCTCGTGAAGTTATTGATATTGAATATACATTAGAATATGGAACTAATCATCAACAAATGCACAAAGGAGATATTAAGCCAGGAGATAAAATAGTTATTATTGATGACGTTTTAGCTACTGGTGGAACTATTGAAGCAATTGTTAAATTAGTTGAAATGCAAGATGGAAAAGTTGAAGGAGTATCTTTCTTAATTGATCTACCTGCATTACATAGCGAAGACTTATTACAAGAGTACAAAGTACAAAAACTTGTTAAATATTAA